From one Enterococcus sp. DIV2402 genomic stretch:
- a CDS encoding GNAT family N-acetyltransferase, with product MLTLMAMTTEAFQQYLEVAVIDYAADKVKSGTWQENNAHELAIQSYNQLLPKGIDTPNHYLYSICLKEKLIGHTWMFFNSLEQTAFIYDIHIFEGYQNQGYGTSVMTILEEYAQKLGAQKLSLHVFGYNQRALHVYQKVGYHITDYNLSKEL from the coding sequence ATGTTAACATTAATGGCAATGACAACGGAAGCATTTCAACAATACTTAGAAGTAGCTGTAATAGATTATGCAGCTGATAAAGTTAAGAGTGGCACTTGGCAAGAAAATAATGCGCATGAGTTAGCTATTCAGTCCTATAATCAATTGTTACCTAAAGGAATAGATACACCCAATCATTACTTATATTCTATTTGTTTAAAAGAGAAATTGATTGGTCATACCTGGATGTTCTTCAATTCATTGGAGCAAACGGCTTTTATCTATGATATTCATATCTTTGAAGGTTATCAAAATCAAGGCTATGGAACGTCTGTAATGACAATTCTTGAAGAATATGCGCAAAAATTAGGTGCCCAAAAACTTTCTTTACATGTATTTGGTTATAACCAACGCGCGTTACATGTTTATCAAAAAGTTGGGTATCACATTACCGATTACAATTTATCAAAAGAGTTATGA
- the smpB gene encoding SsrA-binding protein SmpB, translating into MPKGEGQLIAQNRKARHDYTIVDTMEAGIVLQGTEIKSIRNSRINLKDGFVRIRNGEAFLYNVHISPYEQGNIFNHDPLRTRKLLLHKKQITKLVGETKNTGMTIVPLKVYIKDGYAKVLIGLAKGKKDYDKRETLKRKDQERQLQRVIKNF; encoded by the coding sequence ATGCCAAAAGGTGAAGGACAACTAATTGCACAAAATAGAAAAGCAAGGCATGATTATACGATTGTTGATACGATGGAGGCTGGAATTGTTTTACAAGGGACAGAGATTAAATCTATCCGTAACAGCCGTATCAATTTAAAAGATGGCTTTGTGCGAATTCGTAACGGAGAAGCTTTTCTTTATAATGTGCATATTAGTCCGTATGAGCAAGGAAATATTTTTAATCATGACCCTTTGCGTACGCGTAAATTGTTATTGCATAAAAAACAAATTACTAAATTAGTCGGTGAAACGAAAAATACAGGAATGACGATTGTTCCATTAAAAGTATACATTAAAGATGGTTATGCAAAGGTTCTAATTGGCTTAGCCAAAGGGAAGAAAGATTACGATAAACGGGAAACTTTGAAACGTAAAGATCAAGAACGACAGTTGCAACGAGTAATCAAAAACTTCTAA
- a CDS encoding choloylglycine hydrolase family protein — protein sequence MCTSFTLQTNQLNNFLARTMDFSFQLNGKPIVIPRGFRWQSQLGFNAVTRFGFISTGRDGTEYVLADGMNEKGVAMAELYFSNEARYSETPEIGKINLAPHEFILWVLGNIASIDELKSNIATINLVHAEISLLGAVAPLHYIVTDKTGTCVVIETNRGMIEIKENPLGVLTNSPELEWHLKNLSNYLSLTPNNFPSKYFLNYKVSPNGLGSGTSALPGGLSSPERFVRAVYTKEFIDKGTTSKETLNAIFHLLNNFTIPKGLMLEANGESEYTQYRVVFNLSELEYYFSPYETQEIFSINLNEVLLNLEEPRVFETELSFKVTKL from the coding sequence ATGTGTACAAGTTTCACTTTGCAAACCAATCAATTGAATAATTTTCTAGCTAGAACGATGGATTTCTCATTTCAATTAAACGGCAAACCAATTGTGATTCCAAGAGGCTTTCGCTGGCAGTCACAATTAGGGTTTAATGCAGTTACACGCTTTGGTTTTATCAGTACTGGTAGAGATGGAACTGAATACGTGTTAGCTGATGGCATGAACGAAAAGGGGGTAGCGATGGCAGAACTGTATTTCTCGAATGAAGCGAGATATAGTGAAACGCCTGAGATTGGTAAAATTAATTTAGCGCCGCATGAATTTATTCTGTGGGTGCTAGGAAATATAGCTAGTATTGACGAATTAAAAAGTAATATTGCAACCATTAATTTAGTTCATGCAGAGATTTCGTTATTAGGCGCTGTTGCTCCATTGCATTATATTGTTACAGATAAAACAGGTACCTGCGTGGTTATCGAGACGAATAGAGGAATGATTGAAATCAAAGAAAATCCTTTAGGCGTACTTACAAACAGTCCGGAATTGGAATGGCATTTGAAAAATTTAAGTAATTATTTATCATTAACACCTAACAATTTTCCATCAAAATATTTCTTGAATTACAAAGTAAGCCCCAATGGATTAGGTTCTGGTACATCTGCTTTACCAGGAGGACTTTCCTCACCCGAACGATTCGTACGAGCAGTATACACGAAAGAATTTATAGATAAAGGAACGACTTCAAAAGAAACGTTAAATGCAATTTTTCATCTATTAAATAATTTTACAATTCCTAAAGGGCTTATGTTAGAAGCTAATGGTGAATCGGAATACACGCAATATCGAGTTGTTTTTAATCTGAGTGAATTGGAATATTATTTTAGCCCCTACGAAACACAAGAAATTTTTTCTATAAACTTAAATGAGGTATTATTAAACTTAGAAGAGCCAAGAGTATTTGAAACAGAGCTATCTTTTAAAGTGACGAAATTATAA
- a CDS encoding alpha/beta hydrolase has product MKMSLPKELFAEHGKRAVLLLHAYSGSPNDVRMLCRSLENANYTVYSPMFAGHGTLNPKDILKEEVTTWFENTKTAIQFLKDKGYQEIAVLGLSMGGIMAMGALTAGEEVIVGGGVFCSPIFKAENHVPENFVRYAEKVLSYSEFTSEEQQAMLPEIAKAADKQLLAIESFAQTVNQKLTNIHVPIFLAQAGKDRMIDPLTVFDTAKGLAHTKVTLQWYPESGHVVTVDKERKEFEKDVLAFIESLSWNEE; this is encoded by the coding sequence ATGAAAATGAGTTTACCGAAAGAATTATTTGCGGAACATGGAAAAAGGGCGGTGTTATTACTGCACGCATATTCAGGAAGCCCAAATGACGTGCGCATGCTTTGCAGATCTTTAGAAAATGCAAATTATACGGTGTATTCGCCTATGTTTGCGGGACACGGTACTTTAAATCCAAAAGATATATTAAAAGAAGAAGTCACTACGTGGTTTGAAAACACAAAAACTGCGATTCAATTTTTAAAGGACAAAGGCTATCAAGAAATTGCTGTTTTAGGCTTATCGATGGGCGGCATTATGGCGATGGGCGCTTTAACTGCGGGAGAGGAAGTCATAGTTGGGGGTGGTGTTTTTTGTTCGCCCATTTTTAAAGCAGAAAATCACGTGCCAGAGAATTTTGTCCGCTATGCAGAAAAAGTCTTAAGTTACTCTGAATTTACGTCTGAGGAACAACAAGCTATGTTGCCTGAAATTGCTAAAGCTGCCGATAAGCAATTGCTAGCGATTGAATCCTTTGCACAAACAGTTAATCAAAAATTAACCAATATTCATGTCCCAATCTTTTTAGCCCAAGCAGGTAAAGATCGGATGATTGATCCATTGACGGTCTTTGATACAGCTAAAGGTTTAGCCCATACCAAAGTGACATTGCAATGGTACCCTGAGAGTGGACATGTCGTCACTGTAGATAAAGAAAGAAAAGAATTTGAAAAAGACGTATTAGCTTTTATTGAAAGCTTGTCTTGGAATGAGGAATAA
- the atpB gene encoding F0F1 ATP synthase subunit A has protein sequence MEERSLLFQIGPVWFDGTVILMTLLTCIIVFSIVFVCTRNLQMKPKGKQNFIEYVIDFVRGIASDQLPKKEVNNYHLLAFTLFFFILIANEIGLVTKIVTNHEVSLWKSPTADPIVTLSLAFMVILLTHFLGAKKLGLKGYIKNSFLTPVSIILPIKLLEEFTNVISLGLRLYGNIFAGEVLLSLIVSMVNNLGWIALPLAIPLEMIWIGFSLFIGGIQAYVFVTLTMVFLSHKIEVEH, from the coding sequence TTGGAAGAACGTTCACTACTGTTTCAGATAGGGCCGGTATGGTTTGATGGGACAGTTATTTTGATGACACTGCTTACGTGCATCATTGTCTTTTCAATTGTCTTTGTTTGTACCCGTAATTTACAAATGAAGCCAAAAGGAAAACAAAACTTTATTGAATACGTCATTGACTTTGTGAGAGGAATTGCTTCTGATCAATTACCTAAAAAAGAAGTCAACAATTATCATTTATTGGCCTTTACCTTGTTTTTCTTTATTTTGATTGCTAATGAAATTGGTCTAGTTACTAAAATTGTGACCAACCATGAAGTCAGTCTATGGAAAAGCCCCACAGCTGATCCAATCGTGACGTTAAGTTTAGCTTTTATGGTCATCTTATTGACTCATTTCTTAGGAGCTAAAAAATTAGGATTAAAAGGGTATATTAAGAATTCATTTTTAACGCCAGTAAGCATTATTTTACCAATTAAACTATTGGAAGAATTCACGAATGTAATTAGTTTAGGTTTACGTTTGTATGGAAATATTTTTGCAGGTGAAGTTCTTTTAAGTTTAATCGTTTCTATGGTAAATAATCTAGGTTGGATTGCATTACCATTAGCTATCCCATTAGAGATGATTTGGATTGGTTTCTCCTTATTTATCGGAGGAATTCAAGCTTATGTATTTGTTACATTAACGATGGTATTTTTAAGTCACAAAATTGAAGTAGAACACTAA
- the atpE gene encoding ATP synthase F0 subunit C: MEFIAAGMAIIGSALGAAYGNSQVVKQALESMARQPEMAKDLRSTMILGMAFIEAVPILGIVVALLLVL; this comes from the coding sequence ATGGAATTTATCGCAGCAGGAATGGCAATTATCGGATCAGCTTTAGGTGCAGCTTATGGTAACTCACAAGTTGTTAAACAAGCATTGGAATCAATGGCTCGCCAACCAGAAATGGCAAAAGATTTACGCTCAACAATGATTTTAGGTATGGCGTTTATCGAAGCTGTGCCAATCTTGGGTATCGTTGTTGCTTTACTTCTTGTTTTATAA
- the secG gene encoding preprotein translocase subunit SecG: MYSFILGVVVVLSFILIIAIMMQPSKQNSAASAFTGGADQLFGKQKARGFEAVMQRATAVLGALWMILLFVLVLLSSTR, encoded by the coding sequence GTGTATAGTTTTATTTTAGGAGTAGTTGTTGTACTCTCATTCATTTTAATTATTGCAATCATGATGCAGCCAAGCAAACAAAATAGTGCGGCAAGTGCATTTACTGGTGGCGCGGATCAACTTTTTGGTAAACAAAAAGCACGCGGTTTTGAAGCCGTGATGCAACGAGCAACGGCTGTTTTAGGTGCTTTATGGATGATACTATTATTTGTATTAGTTTTACTATCTTCAACAAGATAA
- the rnr gene encoding ribonuclease R, whose product MKETIKTKVLLFMEQSRKKSFSMEELAENLELQKSEDFKALVQTIATMEREKLIVFNKKGKIKLPQQQIVVEGTFRANSRGFGFVTIDPEEEDIFIPKEATGYAMDGDIVAIDIVKPADPFSDRGAEGKVVEVRQRQATQIVGEFTAFPEEEVAETDLYGVVKPKDKKLEELNVYVAAEGVRPVDGSIVVVEITHYPEKGYATSLEGMVKQVVGHKNDPGMDILSIVIANGIPTKFPDEVLAEADAVPDSINPSDFPERRDLRDQMIVTIDGEDAKDLDDAVTVRKLANGNYFLGVHIADVSYYVTTDSQLDKEAFERGTSVYLTDRVIPMLPQRLSNGICSLNPKVPRLAMSCEMEITQQGEIVTHEIFQSVIQTTERMTYTAVNQILEEQSPEVMERYQELVPMFQEMGELHHILEAMRIRRGAVSFEDNEAKVLVDSDGHPLDIILRKRGIGERLIESFMLAANETIARHFNDRQLPFIYRIHEDPKEEKLRRFFDFASALGIVVKQTKGSITPKDLQQIVEDTAERPEAMVINTMLLRSMQQAKYSENNYGHYGLAAEDYTHFTSPIRRYPDLIVHRLIRAYAQDVSEETQAIWAEKLPDIAVHSSQMERRAVDAEREVDALKKAEFMADHLDEEFDGIISSVVKFGIFVELPNTIEGLIHINALKQDYFHYLESHLALVGERTGMTFKIGQKVRIRVVKADPETREIDFELVEAEETESLQREQNRHQRRRKPKENAEMNTNSKNKKERNQKKPQGPKGKPKKGKKAPFYKGVAKKKGK is encoded by the coding sequence ATGAAAGAAACCATAAAAACAAAAGTCTTACTCTTTATGGAACAAAGTCGCAAAAAAAGTTTTTCCATGGAAGAGCTAGCTGAAAATCTTGAATTACAAAAAAGTGAAGATTTTAAAGCACTAGTACAAACCATTGCGACAATGGAAAGAGAGAAATTAATTGTTTTCAATAAAAAAGGGAAGATTAAGCTTCCCCAACAACAAATCGTCGTTGAAGGAACTTTTCGTGCCAACAGCCGTGGCTTTGGTTTTGTAACGATTGATCCTGAAGAGGAAGATATTTTTATCCCGAAAGAAGCCACGGGTTATGCTATGGATGGAGATATTGTTGCGATTGATATTGTTAAACCAGCTGATCCATTCAGTGATCGTGGAGCAGAAGGGAAAGTCGTAGAAGTTCGTCAACGTCAAGCGACGCAAATAGTTGGCGAATTTACTGCCTTCCCAGAAGAAGAGGTCGCAGAAACAGATTTATATGGCGTAGTCAAACCAAAAGATAAAAAATTAGAAGAATTAAATGTCTACGTTGCCGCAGAAGGTGTTCGTCCCGTGGATGGCAGTATTGTGGTGGTAGAAATTACTCATTATCCAGAAAAAGGCTATGCAACGAGTTTAGAAGGTATGGTAAAACAAGTTGTAGGACACAAAAATGATCCAGGTATGGATATTTTGTCCATCGTAATTGCCAACGGAATTCCAACAAAATTTCCTGATGAAGTATTGGCAGAAGCAGATGCTGTGCCAGATTCAATTAATCCTAGTGATTTCCCAGAGCGTCGTGATTTACGTGACCAAATGATTGTGACGATTGATGGGGAAGATGCAAAAGATTTAGATGATGCGGTTACTGTTCGTAAATTAGCAAATGGTAATTATTTTTTAGGCGTGCATATTGCAGATGTTTCCTATTATGTGACTACAGATAGTCAATTAGATAAAGAAGCCTTTGAACGAGGAACAAGCGTGTATTTAACGGACCGAGTCATTCCAATGTTACCACAACGTTTGTCAAATGGTATTTGTTCATTGAATCCAAAAGTCCCTCGTTTGGCAATGAGCTGTGAAATGGAAATCACTCAGCAAGGTGAAATTGTTACCCATGAGATTTTTCAAAGTGTTATCCAAACAACAGAACGAATGACTTACACAGCAGTTAATCAAATTTTAGAAGAGCAAAGTCCAGAAGTGATGGAACGTTATCAAGAACTAGTCCCAATGTTTCAAGAAATGGGCGAGTTACATCATATTTTAGAAGCGATGCGTATCCGTCGTGGGGCCGTATCTTTTGAAGACAATGAGGCAAAAGTATTGGTTGATAGTGACGGTCATCCACTAGATATTATTTTACGTAAACGAGGGATTGGCGAGCGATTAATCGAGTCCTTTATGTTGGCAGCTAATGAAACAATTGCTAGACACTTTAATGACCGACAATTACCGTTTATTTATCGAATTCATGAAGATCCCAAAGAAGAAAAGCTACGCCGTTTCTTTGATTTTGCTTCAGCCTTAGGAATTGTTGTAAAACAAACGAAAGGTTCAATTACACCGAAAGATTTACAACAGATTGTTGAGGATACAGCGGAACGACCAGAAGCGATGGTTATTAATACGATGTTGTTACGTAGTATGCAACAAGCGAAATATTCTGAGAATAATTATGGTCACTATGGGTTAGCTGCTGAGGATTATACGCATTTTACTTCCCCAATTCGTCGTTATCCTGACTTAATTGTTCATCGCTTGATTCGTGCGTATGCTCAAGATGTTTCTGAAGAAACACAAGCAATTTGGGCAGAAAAATTACCAGATATAGCTGTTCACAGTTCACAAATGGAACGACGAGCTGTTGATGCAGAACGAGAAGTAGATGCGTTGAAAAAAGCCGAATTTATGGCAGACCATCTTGATGAAGAATTTGATGGGATTATCAGTTCTGTAGTCAAATTTGGGATTTTTGTTGAATTGCCAAACACTATTGAAGGGTTGATTCATATCAATGCGTTAAAACAAGATTATTTCCATTATCTAGAATCCCATTTAGCATTAGTTGGTGAACGGACAGGAATGACGTTTAAAATTGGACAAAAAGTTCGTATCCGTGTAGTCAAAGCTGATCCTGAAACCAGAGAAATTGATTTTGAGCTAGTTGAAGCAGAAGAAACAGAAAGCTTACAAAGAGAACAAAATCGTCATCAACGTCGTCGTAAACCAAAAGAAAATGCTGAGATGAATACTAATAGTAAAAATAAAAAAGAACGTAACCAAAAGAAACCCCAAGGACCAAAAGGGAAACCGAAAAAAGGGAAAAAAGCGCCATTTTATAAAGGCGTGGCCAAAAAGAAAGGAAAATAA
- a CDS encoding class I SAM-dependent methyltransferase, with translation MAQNIFDQIAKKYDSPKQQALAKVIRQEIEKEWGNQSDKRVLDFGCGTGLISLPFAGKVKQLFLVDVSSEMTKITQEKITQQGLLNTTVLTADFLQDLPTFKVDTILVSLVLLHIPQTAEILQRLADMLTESGQLIIVDFDKNPLVYHERVHNGFEQTMLQQMLSKNFSKVHSRTFYEGDHLFMNQAATMFILHAEKNEMLKPLPLVN, from the coding sequence ATGGCACAAAATATTTTCGATCAAATTGCTAAAAAATATGATTCACCTAAACAACAAGCCTTAGCGAAAGTGATTCGTCAAGAAATTGAAAAAGAATGGGGCAATCAATCCGATAAACGGGTCCTTGATTTTGGCTGTGGAACAGGTTTGATTAGTCTACCTTTTGCTGGAAAAGTAAAACAGTTATTTTTAGTAGATGTATCAAGTGAAATGACCAAAATTACGCAAGAAAAAATTACACAACAAGGGTTACTAAATACAACCGTGTTGACGGCAGATTTTTTACAAGATTTACCTACGTTCAAAGTGGATACCATTCTAGTCTCTTTAGTACTTTTGCATATTCCGCAAACAGCAGAGATTTTGCAACGCCTAGCAGATATGCTGACAGAAAGTGGTCAATTAATTATTGTTGATTTTGATAAAAATCCGCTTGTTTATCATGAACGGGTGCATAATGGTTTTGAACAAACGATGCTGCAACAGATGCTGTCAAAAAACTTTTCTAAAGTTCATAGTAGAACTTTTTATGAAGGAGATCATTTATTTATGAATCAAGCAGCAACGATGTTTATTTTACATGCAGAAAAGAACGAAATGCTAAAACCACTTCCACTAGTCAATTGA